From a single Pyxidicoccus xibeiensis genomic region:
- a CDS encoding ABC transporter ATP-binding protein produces the protein MLGEIFTLGERLAGRRDARLRRGLFFAFGEALAIATPYALVTFFVREVLERRLSMHLMWWITGGIALSVLLRLVFSIGAMSNIFIAAHSLMGQARIRTADHLRRLPMGFFTQRRSGELAGVLTTDVALVEDVWSHTIGIFTSSFALPMLVGLGLSFLDWRLGLVILAALPVALLVLAATTPLFVREFEAVLEAASDVSARIVEYVQGIAVLRAFGRHGEAYQRFVNAMERLRDALIRSEVWPSPLLAVFGFVVEVSFVAVAYAGSALALRDSIEPGVLLVFLIVTVGVVRQVADLGVALLMLRASQRALGRVDRLLAEKPLAESSARAASIQTFEVEVDSVSFAYEDELVLDGVSATFPARSLTALVGASGSGKSTLVHLMARLWDIPRPGAIRIGGVDIRDIPFEELHQHIAMVFQDVVLFSGTILENLRVGRPDASLEEVERAAKAARAHDFITALPNGYDTLLGEGGGTLSGGERQRLSIARAILKDAPIVLLDEATASVDASAEAEIQRAIDELVKRKTVVVIAHRLRTVRRAHRIVVLDKGRVAEAGTHEELLAKRGVYAALWREQERAKGWRLAASAPPRATEKPA, from the coding sequence ATGCTCGGGGAGATCTTCACACTCGGCGAGCGGCTCGCGGGCCGCAGGGACGCACGTCTCCGGCGCGGCCTCTTCTTCGCATTTGGCGAAGCGCTCGCGATCGCCACGCCCTACGCCCTGGTCACCTTCTTCGTTCGCGAAGTGCTCGAGCGCCGCCTGTCGATGCACCTGATGTGGTGGATCACCGGTGGCATCGCGCTCTCGGTGCTTCTGCGCCTCGTGTTCTCGATCGGGGCGATGTCCAATATCTTCATCGCCGCGCACTCGCTCATGGGGCAAGCGCGCATCCGCACAGCCGACCATCTGCGACGCCTGCCCATGGGGTTCTTCACCCAGCGAAGGAGCGGTGAGCTGGCGGGCGTGCTCACCACCGACGTCGCGCTCGTCGAGGACGTCTGGTCTCACACCATCGGCATCTTCACGTCGAGCTTCGCACTCCCGATGCTGGTCGGCCTCGGTCTCAGCTTCCTGGATTGGCGACTGGGACTCGTCATCCTCGCCGCGCTACCGGTGGCGCTCCTCGTGCTGGCTGCGACCACGCCCCTCTTCGTCCGCGAGTTCGAGGCCGTGCTCGAGGCGGCTTCAGACGTGAGCGCGCGCATCGTCGAATACGTGCAGGGCATCGCCGTGCTTCGCGCGTTCGGCCGGCACGGCGAGGCCTACCAGCGCTTTGTCAACGCAATGGAGCGCCTGCGTGACGCCCTCATCCGCTCCGAGGTCTGGCCCTCTCCGCTGCTCGCCGTGTTCGGTTTCGTCGTCGAGGTGAGCTTCGTCGCGGTGGCGTACGCGGGAAGCGCACTGGCGCTGCGCGACTCGATCGAGCCCGGGGTGCTGCTCGTCTTTCTCATCGTGACGGTGGGTGTCGTGCGCCAGGTGGCGGATCTCGGTGTGGCGCTGCTCATGCTTCGAGCGTCTCAGCGCGCGCTCGGCCGCGTCGACCGGCTGCTGGCGGAGAAGCCGCTTGCGGAGTCATCCGCACGAGCGGCGTCGATCCAGACATTCGAGGTGGAGGTCGACTCCGTGTCCTTCGCCTACGAAGACGAGCTCGTGCTCGACGGCGTCTCGGCGACGTTCCCCGCGCGCTCGCTCACCGCGCTCGTCGGCGCTTCGGGCTCGGGCAAGTCGACGCTGGTCCACCTCATGGCGCGCCTGTGGGACATCCCGCGCCCGGGAGCCATCCGCATCGGCGGCGTCGACATCCGCGACATCCCGTTCGAGGAGCTGCACCAGCACATCGCGATGGTGTTCCAGGACGTCGTCCTCTTCTCCGGGACCATCCTGGAGAACCTCCGCGTCGGGCGGCCCGACGCTTCACTCGAAGAAGTCGAGCGTGCAGCGAAGGCCGCGCGCGCCCACGACTTCATCACGGCCTTGCCGAACGGCTACGACACCCTCCTCGGCGAAGGAGGCGGAACCCTCTCGGGTGGCGAGCGCCAGCGCCTGTCCATCGCGCGCGCCATCCTCAAGGACGCCCCCATCGTGCTCCTCGACGAGGCGACCGCCTCGGTCGATGCGTCGGCGGAGGCCGAGATCCAGCGGGCGATCGACGAGCTGGTCAAGAGGAAGACTGTCGTCGTGATTGCCCATCGCCTGCGCACGGTGCGGCGGGCGCACCGCATCGTCGTGCTCGACAAGGGGCGTGTCGCGGAGGCTGGCACACACGAGGAACTGCTCGCGAAGCGCGGCGTCTACGCGGCGCTCTGGCGGGAGCAGGAGCGCGCCAAGGGCTGGCGGCTCGCGGCGAGCGCCCCACCCCGAGCAACCGAGAAGCCAGCCTGA
- a CDS encoding FruA-associating protein, FapA: MHTTHEQVGIEQLTSADLAALETWAPSQVKLTSSMTARLWLQTRLRLTQAQKELHDAIFALDGTDASLDRFASARAELDSAEAWALHVAKARYKRDQG, encoded by the coding sequence ATGCACACGACCCATGAGCAGGTAGGAATCGAGCAGCTGACGTCGGCGGACCTCGCAGCCCTGGAGACCTGGGCTCCCAGCCAGGTGAAGCTCACTTCGAGCATGACAGCCCGGCTGTGGTTGCAGACCCGCCTCCGCCTCACCCAGGCCCAGAAGGAGCTCCACGATGCCATCTTCGCCCTCGATGGCACCGACGCGAGCCTCGACCGCTTTGCCAGCGCGCGGGCGGAGCTCGACTCGGCCGAGGCGTGGGCCCTGCATGTCGCCAAGGCCCGCTACAAGCGCGACCAGGGCTGA
- a CDS encoding ABC transporter ATP-binding protein — translation MSTDLPASKAEERSLAGLKALLGPQALFVAGAALSSTLAAALALVPFFVVARMATSIYAAPPDLAAVRSLALLAAGALALRYILVSAAHMLAHVAAFRLLHELRLRLAKKLGAVPLSFFSRRGAGELKKTLMDDVNQIEGFVAHYLPDAVTALVVPLATAIALLWVDWRMALASIVMAPLAILAMSVAMRDVGKANLQWDELQSRMNRSLLEYLRGIHVIKTFGLSAQRFSELSRSIEAGLTWTEGFMRTNGRGYGAFGALIGSSLVVLVPMGGWLYTRGTLSLESLVLFLVLGPQLLMSMMRLIFAWGNVDRIQAGNARIQAMLAAPDLETPASAARPAHDGVAFRGVGFRYEDGAAEVLHDVSFEAPAGKVTALVGPSGAGKTTLVRLVLRLWDATSGAVQLGGVDVRALTLDELLSRISMVFQDVFLFHGTVRENLRLARPDATDAQLDAACRAARAYDFIQALPRKYETLLGERGARLSGGEKQRLSIARALLKDAPVLLLDEATAFADPENEARIQEALAKLCGGRTVLVVAHRLSTIASADHIVVLDGGRVKDQGTHDELLGRCPLYQQLWRSHTEALDWSLGEPGGPAVAKEVG, via the coding sequence ATGAGTACCGACCTCCCCGCCTCCAAGGCCGAGGAACGCTCGCTCGCGGGCCTCAAGGCGCTCCTCGGGCCACAAGCACTGTTCGTCGCCGGAGCCGCACTCTCGTCGACGTTGGCAGCAGCCCTCGCGCTGGTGCCGTTCTTCGTCGTCGCGCGCATGGCGACCTCGATCTACGCAGCGCCGCCGGACCTCGCCGCGGTTCGCTCGCTCGCCCTCCTCGCCGCGGGTGCGCTCGCGTTGCGCTACATCCTCGTCTCCGCCGCGCACATGCTGGCGCACGTCGCGGCGTTCCGCCTCCTTCATGAGCTGCGCCTGCGGCTCGCGAAGAAGCTCGGCGCCGTTCCGCTCTCGTTCTTCAGCCGTCGTGGCGCCGGGGAGCTGAAGAAGACGCTGATGGACGACGTGAACCAGATCGAAGGGTTCGTCGCTCATTACCTCCCGGATGCGGTCACCGCGCTCGTCGTCCCGCTCGCGACGGCCATTGCCCTCCTGTGGGTCGATTGGCGCATGGCCCTCGCCAGCATCGTGATGGCGCCACTCGCCATTCTGGCGATGTCGGTCGCCATGCGAGATGTCGGCAAGGCGAATCTGCAGTGGGACGAGCTCCAGAGCCGGATGAACCGCTCGCTGCTCGAGTACCTCCGGGGCATCCACGTCATCAAGACCTTCGGCCTGTCCGCGCAGCGCTTCAGCGAGCTCTCGCGCTCCATCGAAGCGGGGCTCACGTGGACGGAGGGGTTCATGCGCACCAACGGCCGCGGCTACGGCGCGTTCGGCGCGCTCATCGGGTCGAGCCTCGTCGTCCTCGTGCCCATGGGCGGCTGGCTCTACACGCGCGGCACCCTCTCGCTCGAGTCGCTCGTGCTCTTCCTCGTGCTCGGGCCACAGCTCCTCATGTCGATGATGCGGCTGATATTCGCGTGGGGCAACGTCGACCGCATCCAGGCAGGCAACGCTCGCATCCAGGCCATGCTCGCCGCGCCGGACCTCGAGACTCCTGCCAGCGCCGCGCGGCCCGCGCACGATGGCGTCGCGTTCCGTGGCGTCGGCTTCCGTTACGAGGACGGCGCCGCGGAGGTCCTCCACGACGTCTCCTTCGAAGCGCCAGCGGGCAAGGTCACGGCGCTGGTCGGCCCCTCGGGTGCAGGCAAGACGACGCTCGTGCGGCTCGTGCTCCGGCTATGGGACGCGACAAGTGGCGCGGTCCAGCTCGGCGGCGTCGACGTGCGCGCACTCACGCTCGATGAGCTGCTCTCGCGCATCTCGATGGTCTTCCAGGACGTGTTCCTCTTTCACGGCACCGTTCGCGAGAACCTTCGTCTCGCCCGTCCCGATGCCACCGATGCGCAGCTCGATGCCGCGTGTCGCGCCGCGCGTGCGTACGACTTCATCCAGGCGCTCCCCAGGAAGTACGAAACGCTGCTCGGTGAGCGCGGCGCACGCCTCTCGGGAGGCGAGAAGCAGCGCCTGTCCATCGCTCGCGCGCTCCTTAAGGACGCGCCGGTGCTGCTGCTCGATGAGGCGACGGCCTTCGCCGACCCCGAGAACGAAGCACGCATCCAGGAGGCGCTGGCCAAGCTGTGCGGGGGGCGGACGGTGCTCGTCGTCGCACACCGGCTCTCGACGATCGCCTCCGCCGACCACATCGTCGTCCTCGACGGAGGCCGGGTGAAGGACCAGGGCACGCACGACGAGCTGCTCGGGCGCTGCCCGCTGTACCAACAGCTCTGGCGCAGCCACACCGAAGCCCTCGACTGGTCGCTGGGTGAACCTGGTGGACCCGCTGTCGCGAAGGAGGTGGGGTGA
- a CDS encoding Crp/Fnr family transcriptional regulator has product MKHKLIDYFRRIAPLSDEEAQAILDSMVVKTCPKGTHLLMAGQVCTEAYFVLQGCVRQYYVVDGEERSNGFFTENEWVLSIHSMMTQTPADHFLVCAEDTTVVVGTEQREGELYRRFPRFESISRMAMQKVLAEQQERLASHLTDTPEQRYLKLSKTRPDILQRIPQYQLASYIGVKPESLSRIRKRIATRGKPATPRRKE; this is encoded by the coding sequence ATGAAACACAAGCTCATCGACTACTTCCGCCGCATCGCTCCTCTGTCCGACGAGGAAGCCCAGGCCATCCTGGACAGCATGGTGGTGAAGACCTGTCCGAAGGGCACTCACCTGCTCATGGCGGGCCAGGTCTGCACCGAGGCGTACTTCGTCCTCCAGGGCTGCGTCCGCCAGTACTACGTCGTCGACGGTGAAGAGCGGAGCAACGGGTTCTTCACGGAGAACGAATGGGTCCTCTCGATTCACAGCATGATGACCCAGACCCCGGCGGATCACTTCCTGGTCTGCGCGGAAGACACCACGGTGGTGGTGGGCACCGAGCAACGCGAGGGGGAGCTGTACCGACGCTTCCCTCGCTTCGAGAGCATCTCCCGGATGGCGATGCAGAAGGTCCTGGCGGAACAGCAGGAGCGGCTCGCTTCCCATCTCACCGATACCCCGGAGCAGCGCTACCTCAAGCTCTCGAAGACACGGCCGGACATCCTCCAGCGGATTCCCCAGTACCAGCTGGCCAGCTACATCGGCGTGAAGCCCGAGTCGCTGAGCCGCATCCGGAAGCGCATCGCCACGCGCGGCAAGCCGGCTACGCCGCGACGGAAGGAGTGA
- a CDS encoding glycoside hydrolase family 16 protein — protein sequence MKRKLTALAAAGVVLLGFGAVSASAAFANFSVITSNVTVTGNTAVATASISASVREQVEEYKVCVNPYSGGALDFSKRTNVYINTSAEGGTSYTSASKTFANGTYQYAPCVLNDGVWYVLGGTPYKTFTVPQTTPPPGSVTFTENSLSATVNGTSVTVNGNIKASSSVTVQEVGIFATHTDGTVYDIAKQTNVVVPTTGLALTGTMTVKPGTYTYALFVGYNNTWPDMPDKSFTVSGTTPPPTSRAPVGNLPGWTQNMVQDFDTAASTGTGTGSFMRTYENSWRPYDDAGIYWPRALINAHDGMMDINLDGDRGAAGVFGPPDRAWGHLYGRYSIRFKAVDAEGNGTAMMVWPASDYWSDGEIDFPEGPLDGYFNIYHHPTPCDDDDGDPIPHCGSSDSLTNIATFEDWHVATTEWTPTSVKYYVDGALVKTVTHDIPNTHHRWTIQVAPDRSNAQPGHLLIDWVTSYTYTP from the coding sequence TTCAGCGTCATCACGTCCAACGTCACCGTGACGGGCAACACTGCCGTGGCTACCGCTTCCATCTCCGCGTCCGTGCGCGAGCAGGTTGAGGAGTACAAGGTCTGTGTGAACCCCTACAGCGGTGGAGCGCTGGACTTCTCGAAGCGCACGAACGTCTATATCAACACCTCCGCTGAGGGGGGCACCTCCTACACCTCGGCGTCCAAGACGTTCGCCAACGGGACGTATCAGTACGCTCCCTGTGTCCTGAATGATGGTGTCTGGTACGTCCTCGGTGGGACTCCCTACAAGACCTTCACCGTTCCCCAGACCACGCCCCCTCCGGGCTCTGTGACATTCACGGAAAACAGCCTGTCGGCGACGGTCAACGGGACCTCGGTCACCGTGAACGGCAACATCAAGGCTTCCAGCTCGGTCACCGTGCAGGAAGTCGGGATCTTCGCCACCCACACTGACGGCACGGTCTACGACATCGCCAAGCAGACCAACGTGGTTGTCCCTACCACGGGCCTCGCGCTCACCGGCACGATGACAGTCAAGCCCGGGACCTACACCTACGCTCTGTTTGTCGGGTACAACAACACGTGGCCGGACATGCCGGACAAGTCCTTCACCGTGAGCGGAACCACCCCGCCGCCCACGTCGAGGGCACCTGTCGGTAACCTCCCCGGCTGGACTCAGAACATGGTCCAGGACTTTGACACCGCGGCGTCAACGGGAACCGGTACTGGCTCGTTCATGCGCACCTACGAGAACTCGTGGCGGCCCTACGATGACGCCGGTATCTACTGGCCTCGCGCGCTCATCAACGCCCATGACGGGATGATGGACATCAACCTCGATGGTGACCGCGGTGCTGCGGGTGTGTTCGGTCCTCCGGACCGCGCCTGGGGACACCTGTACGGGCGCTACTCGATCCGCTTCAAGGCGGTTGACGCCGAGGGCAACGGAACGGCGATGATGGTCTGGCCTGCGTCTGACTACTGGTCGGACGGGGAGATAGACTTCCCCGAGGGGCCGCTCGACGGCTACTTCAACATCTATCACCACCCGACCCCTTGTGATGACGACGACGGCGACCCGATACCGCACTGCGGCTCCTCGGACAGCCTGACCAACATCGCCACCTTCGAGGACTGGCACGTCGCCACGACCGAGTGGACCCCCACGAGCGTCAAGTATTACGTGGACGGAGCGCTGGTGAAGACGGTCACCCACGACATCCCTAACACCCACCACCGCTGGACGATTCAGGTCGCGCCGGACCGCTCGAACGCTCAGCCGGGACACCTGCTGATCGACTGGGTGACCAGCTACACCTACACCCCGTAA
- a CDS encoding helix-turn-helix transcriptional regulator — protein sequence MPHALYRPKPPLDKFVDSFWVSGDYVAQAPRERVLPSGAQSLVVPLYETPTRIYSGEHTTEAADVSGAILCGARSTPLIIGPPPGPTVGVEFKPGGAHPFFGVPANALAEQTLALDALWGASARALHERLMETPSPLGRVQLLEEHLLHRLRHSFELSPALRASLDAFEEPDLTSVAEVNRRTGLSPKRLLALFREEVGLSPKTFWRVRRFRAVLRDLEQGSLRGAALAAEHGYFDQAHFLREFRSLSGSSPREYLAKRVAGTDHVSVHG from the coding sequence ATGCCCCACGCGCTCTACCGCCCGAAGCCGCCGCTCGACAAGTTCGTGGACTCCTTCTGGGTGTCCGGCGACTACGTCGCGCAGGCACCGCGCGAACGTGTGCTGCCGTCGGGCGCGCAGTCCCTCGTCGTCCCTCTCTATGAGACCCCGACGCGCATCTACTCCGGCGAGCACACGACCGAGGCCGCCGACGTCTCCGGTGCCATCTTGTGCGGCGCGCGAAGCACCCCGCTGATCATCGGCCCCCCACCGGGTCCGACGGTCGGCGTCGAATTCAAGCCCGGTGGCGCGCACCCCTTCTTCGGCGTGCCCGCCAATGCCCTCGCGGAGCAGACCCTGGCGCTGGATGCGCTATGGGGCGCGTCGGCACGCGCGCTGCACGAACGGCTGATGGAGACGCCCTCCCCGCTCGGGCGAGTGCAGCTGCTGGAAGAGCACCTCCTGCACCGACTGCGCCACTCCTTCGAGCTGAGTCCCGCGCTGCGTGCGTCTCTGGACGCGTTCGAGGAACCCGACCTCACGTCGGTCGCTGAAGTCAATCGCCGGACGGGGCTCTCTCCGAAGCGCCTCCTGGCCTTGTTTCGCGAAGAAGTCGGCTTGAGTCCGAAGACATTCTGGCGTGTCCGACGGTTTCGAGCGGTGCTACGCGACCTCGAGCAGGGCTCCTTGCGTGGCGCCGCGTTGGCCGCCGAGCACGGCTACTTCGACCAGGCCCACTTCCTTCGCGAGTTCCGGTCACTCTCCGGCTCGAGCCCGCGCGAATATCTCGCGAAGCGTGTCGCGGGCACCGACCACGTCTCGGTCCACGGGTAA